A genomic window from Triticum urartu cultivar G1812 chromosome 7, Tu2.1, whole genome shotgun sequence includes:
- the LOC125523790 gene encoding uncharacterized protein LOC125523790 isoform X2 — MAIVAGVRGAGRASITVGQGRGDVFLHGQPSRSGGKDHGNGSAAIPVDRSSGGGQSTGFTDDINRSGYATRGARYGGISRGPEVPLPIPTPKKGNANDVTNIWCHGKSLEGNAWSCSYCGAVKLGGGATRFKQHLAGLGPECYSCLSAPHHVVAVFRKGIPEGIDRRRKAKEGKKRVVDEVNHLNNLGTSIHIDCEDEDDEILRQSLQNSLHEDHGRTSGVRGTVGSSGGVKGSSSGGVKGSSSGGVKDFFDVDLAYSRTRPQQTMEVCINKAEYESRIGKAWAKWFHANDIPGHKANCPYFVGPVKLTQDLGKGVPAPKGIDIDGIYLNSNYEELQQYVAKFKDDWPTYGVTIMSDSWTGPSRMSIINFMVFSNGRMYFHKSVNATGHMQNSKFVYEHIKEVIEEIGQEHVVQLVTDNGSNFKKACLDLVVDFPHITWQPCAAHTINLMLKEMGCFPEINTVVNSCKRICRFMHNHSTLHAEMQKHIGGELVRPNATRFGTNFMFLESFWDKQEKFKVWMTSPEWKNSSWSSEVDYDYTYDCLTSRKWWDDVKMVLDVIGPIYTILRYADSQKLGSLSGFMKRMMQARHHLSSSFPEESLDQQKYLKVVDKRVEHLYQNTLMVAVSRSLGLKCNAYAGNISSTVFNSCSSDQ, encoded by the exons ATGGCTATCGTCGCCGGCGTTCGTGGCGCGGGTCGTGCGTCTATCACCGTCGGCCAGGGCAGAGGGGATGTGTTCCTTCATGGCCAACCGAGCAGATCCGGAGGCAAAGATCATGGCAATGGCAGTGCGGCCATCCCCGTCGACCGTTCGTCAGGAGGAGGACAATCCACAGGATTCACGGATGACATCAATCGGAGCGGATATGCCACCCGCGGGGCTCGTTATGGTGGCATAAGCAGAGGCCCGGAGGTTCCATTGCCAATTCCAACACCAAAGAAAG GTAATGCAAATGATGTAACAAATATATGGTGTCATGGAAAATCGTTGGAAGGAAATGCATGGTCTTGTTcttattgtggggctgttaaacTTGGTGGGGGTGCAACCCGATTCAAGCAGCATCTAGCAGGACTGGGCCCTGAGTGTTACTCTTGCCTGAGTGCGCCTCATCATGTAGTTGCTGTTTTTCGGAAAGGCATTCCGGAGGGAATTGATAGGAGGAGGAAGGCCAAAGAAGGAAAGAAAAGAGTAGTAGATGAGGTCAACCATCTGAACAATCTAGGTACATCAATACATATTGATTGTGAAGATGAGGACGATGAGATACTACGACAGAGCCTACAGAATTCATTACATGAAGATCATGGGAGAACTAGTGGTGTTAGAGGAACTGTAGGCAGCTCAGGGGGTGTCAAAGGGAGCAGCTCAGGTGGTGTCAAAGGGAGCAGCTCAGGTGGTGTCAAAGACTTCTTTGATGTTGATTTGGCATATAGCAGGACTAGGCCGCAGCAGACAATGGAGGTGTGTATTAACAAGGCGGAATATGAATCAAGGATTGGGAAGGCTTGGGCCAAATGGTTTCACGCTAATGACATCCCTGGGCACAAAGCCAATTGTCCATATTTTGTAGGACCCGTGAAATTGACTCAAGACCTTGGCAAAGGGGTGCCTGCCCCTAAAGGGATAGATATTGATGGAATTTATTTGAATTCCAACTATGAAGAATTGCAGCAGTATGTGGCCAAGTTCAAAGACGATTGGCCCACCTATGGTGTTACTATCATGTCAGATTCGTGGACCGGCCCTTCTCGGATGAGCATTATAAACTTTATGGTGTTCTCCAACGGGCGTATGTATTTCCACAAATCTGTTAATGCCACTGGACACATGCAAAATTCTAAGTTTGTTTATGAGCACATTAAAGAAGTGATCGAAGAGATAGGGCAGGAACATGTTGTCCAGCTTGTGACCGACAATGGCTCTAACTTCAAGAAAGCATGTCTTGATCTTGTTGTCGATTTCCCACACATCACATGGCAGCCATGTGCGGCTCACACAATTAACCTCATGTTAAAGGAGATGGGATGTTTTCCTGAGATTAATACAGTGGTCAACAGTTGTAAGAGAATCTGTAGATTCATGCACAATCATTCAACTTTGCATGCTGAAATGCAGAAGCACATAGGTGGAGAGTTGGTGCGACCGAATGCAACAAGGTTTGGAACAAACTTTATGTTCCTAGAAAGCTTTTGGGATAAGCAAGAGAAATTCAAGGTGTGGATGACATCTCCCGAGTGGAAAAATAGTTCATGGAGTTCCGAGGTTGATTATGACTACACATATGATTGTTTGACAAGTAGGAAATGGTGGGATGACGTGAAGATGGTGTTAGATGTAATCGGCCCAATATATACAATACTTCGATATGCTGATTCACAGAAGCTTGGGTCACTTTCTGGATTTATGAAAAGGATGATGCAGGCTAGGCATCACTTGAGTTCTTCTTTTCCTGAAGAATCTCTAGACCAACAGAAGTACCTAAAGGTGGTCGACAAAAGGGTCGAGCATTTATACCAAAATACATTGATGGTTGCAG TTTCAAGATCCTTAGGTCTAAAGTGCAATGCCTATGCCGGAAATATCTCAAGTACTGTATTCAACAGCTGCAGCTCAGACCAATGA
- the LOC125523790 gene encoding uncharacterized protein LOC125523790 isoform X1 has protein sequence MAIVAGVRGAGRASITVGQGRGDVFLHGQPSRSGGKDHGNGSAAIPVDRSSGGGQSTGFTDDINRSGYATRGARYGGISRGPEVPLPIPTPKKGNANDVTNIWCHGKSLEGNAWSCSYCGAVKLGGGATRFKQHLAGLGPECYSCLSAPHHVVAVFRKGIPEGIDRRRKAKEGKKRVVDEVNHLNNLGTSIHIDCEDEDDEILRQSLQNSLHEDHGRTSGVRGTVGSSGGVKGSSSGGVKGSSSGGVKDFFDVDLAYSRTRPQQTMEVCINKAEYESRIGKAWAKWFHANDIPGHKANCPYFVGPVKLTQDLGKGVPAPKGIDIDGIYLNSNYEELQQYVAKFKDDWPTYGVTIMSDSWTGPSRMSIINFMVFSNGRMYFHKSVNATGHMQNSKFVYEHIKEVIEEIGQEHVVQLVTDNGSNFKKACLDLVVDFPHITWQPCAAHTINLMLKEMGCFPEINTVVNSCKRICRFMHNHSTLHAEMQKHIGGELVRPNATRFGTNFMFLESFWDKQEKFKVWMTSPEWKNSSWSSEVDYDYTYDCLTSRKWWDDVKMVLDVIGPIYTILRYADSQKLGSLSGFMKRMMQARHHLSSSFPEESLDQQKYLKVVDKRVEHLYQNTLMVAAGVLDPEGHYKYNFGTSLSHKRALNAALRKLASPSEFIKMIPEIDMYTLITSRGTSRD, from the exons ATGGCTATCGTCGCCGGCGTTCGTGGCGCGGGTCGTGCGTCTATCACCGTCGGCCAGGGCAGAGGGGATGTGTTCCTTCATGGCCAACCGAGCAGATCCGGAGGCAAAGATCATGGCAATGGCAGTGCGGCCATCCCCGTCGACCGTTCGTCAGGAGGAGGACAATCCACAGGATTCACGGATGACATCAATCGGAGCGGATATGCCACCCGCGGGGCTCGTTATGGTGGCATAAGCAGAGGCCCGGAGGTTCCATTGCCAATTCCAACACCAAAGAAAG GTAATGCAAATGATGTAACAAATATATGGTGTCATGGAAAATCGTTGGAAGGAAATGCATGGTCTTGTTcttattgtggggctgttaaacTTGGTGGGGGTGCAACCCGATTCAAGCAGCATCTAGCAGGACTGGGCCCTGAGTGTTACTCTTGCCTGAGTGCGCCTCATCATGTAGTTGCTGTTTTTCGGAAAGGCATTCCGGAGGGAATTGATAGGAGGAGGAAGGCCAAAGAAGGAAAGAAAAGAGTAGTAGATGAGGTCAACCATCTGAACAATCTAGGTACATCAATACATATTGATTGTGAAGATGAGGACGATGAGATACTACGACAGAGCCTACAGAATTCATTACATGAAGATCATGGGAGAACTAGTGGTGTTAGAGGAACTGTAGGCAGCTCAGGGGGTGTCAAAGGGAGCAGCTCAGGTGGTGTCAAAGGGAGCAGCTCAGGTGGTGTCAAAGACTTCTTTGATGTTGATTTGGCATATAGCAGGACTAGGCCGCAGCAGACAATGGAGGTGTGTATTAACAAGGCGGAATATGAATCAAGGATTGGGAAGGCTTGGGCCAAATGGTTTCACGCTAATGACATCCCTGGGCACAAAGCCAATTGTCCATATTTTGTAGGACCCGTGAAATTGACTCAAGACCTTGGCAAAGGGGTGCCTGCCCCTAAAGGGATAGATATTGATGGAATTTATTTGAATTCCAACTATGAAGAATTGCAGCAGTATGTGGCCAAGTTCAAAGACGATTGGCCCACCTATGGTGTTACTATCATGTCAGATTCGTGGACCGGCCCTTCTCGGATGAGCATTATAAACTTTATGGTGTTCTCCAACGGGCGTATGTATTTCCACAAATCTGTTAATGCCACTGGACACATGCAAAATTCTAAGTTTGTTTATGAGCACATTAAAGAAGTGATCGAAGAGATAGGGCAGGAACATGTTGTCCAGCTTGTGACCGACAATGGCTCTAACTTCAAGAAAGCATGTCTTGATCTTGTTGTCGATTTCCCACACATCACATGGCAGCCATGTGCGGCTCACACAATTAACCTCATGTTAAAGGAGATGGGATGTTTTCCTGAGATTAATACAGTGGTCAACAGTTGTAAGAGAATCTGTAGATTCATGCACAATCATTCAACTTTGCATGCTGAAATGCAGAAGCACATAGGTGGAGAGTTGGTGCGACCGAATGCAACAAGGTTTGGAACAAACTTTATGTTCCTAGAAAGCTTTTGGGATAAGCAAGAGAAATTCAAGGTGTGGATGACATCTCCCGAGTGGAAAAATAGTTCATGGAGTTCCGAGGTTGATTATGACTACACATATGATTGTTTGACAAGTAGGAAATGGTGGGATGACGTGAAGATGGTGTTAGATGTAATCGGCCCAATATATACAATACTTCGATATGCTGATTCACAGAAGCTTGGGTCACTTTCTGGATTTATGAAAAGGATGATGCAGGCTAGGCATCACTTGAGTTCTTCTTTTCCTGAAGAATCTCTAGACCAACAGAAGTACCTAAAGGTGGTCGACAAAAGGGTCGAGCATTTATACCAAAATACATTGATGGTTGCAG CCGGTGTTCTTGACCCGGAAGGACACTACAAGTATAACTTTGGAACAAGTCTATCACACAAGAGGGCACTCAACGCAGCACTTAGGAAGTTGGCTAGTCCTTCGGAGTTCATTAAAATGATTCCTGAAATTGACATGTATACATTGATTACGAGTCGAGGGACTAGTCGAGACTAG
- the LOC125523790 gene encoding uncharacterized protein LOC125523790 isoform X3, producing MAIVAGVRGAGRASITVGQGRGDVFLHGQPSRSGGKDHGNGSAAIPVDRSSGGGQSTGFTDDINRSGYATRGARYGGISRGPEVPLPIPTPKKGNANDVTNIWCHGKSLEGNAWSCSYCGAVKLGGGATRFKQHLAGLGPECYSCLSAPHHVVAVFRKGIPEGIDRRRKAKEGKKRVVDEVNHLNNLGTSIHIDCEDEDDEILRQSLQNSLHEDHGRTSGVRGTVGSSGGVKGSSSGGVKGSSSGGVKDFFDVDLAYSRTRPQQTMEVCINKAEYESRIGKAWAKWFHANDIPGHKANCPYFVGPVKLTQDLGKGVPAPKGIDIDGIYLNSNYEELQQYVAKFKDDWPTYGVTIMSDSWTGPSRMSIINFMVFSNGRMYFHKSVNATGHMQNSKFVYEHIKEVIEEIGQEHVVQLVTDNGSNFKKACLDLVVDFPHITWQPCAAHTINLMLKEMGCFPEINTVVNSCKRICRFMHNHSTLHAEMQKHIGGELVRPNATRFGTNFMFLESFWDKQEKFKVWMTSPEWKNSSWSSEVDYDYTYDCLTSRKWWDDVKMVLDVIGPIYTILRYADSQKLGSLSGFMKRMMQARHHLSSSFPEESLDQQKYLKVVDKRVEHLYQNTLMVAA from the exons ATGGCTATCGTCGCCGGCGTTCGTGGCGCGGGTCGTGCGTCTATCACCGTCGGCCAGGGCAGAGGGGATGTGTTCCTTCATGGCCAACCGAGCAGATCCGGAGGCAAAGATCATGGCAATGGCAGTGCGGCCATCCCCGTCGACCGTTCGTCAGGAGGAGGACAATCCACAGGATTCACGGATGACATCAATCGGAGCGGATATGCCACCCGCGGGGCTCGTTATGGTGGCATAAGCAGAGGCCCGGAGGTTCCATTGCCAATTCCAACACCAAAGAAAG GTAATGCAAATGATGTAACAAATATATGGTGTCATGGAAAATCGTTGGAAGGAAATGCATGGTCTTGTTcttattgtggggctgttaaacTTGGTGGGGGTGCAACCCGATTCAAGCAGCATCTAGCAGGACTGGGCCCTGAGTGTTACTCTTGCCTGAGTGCGCCTCATCATGTAGTTGCTGTTTTTCGGAAAGGCATTCCGGAGGGAATTGATAGGAGGAGGAAGGCCAAAGAAGGAAAGAAAAGAGTAGTAGATGAGGTCAACCATCTGAACAATCTAGGTACATCAATACATATTGATTGTGAAGATGAGGACGATGAGATACTACGACAGAGCCTACAGAATTCATTACATGAAGATCATGGGAGAACTAGTGGTGTTAGAGGAACTGTAGGCAGCTCAGGGGGTGTCAAAGGGAGCAGCTCAGGTGGTGTCAAAGGGAGCAGCTCAGGTGGTGTCAAAGACTTCTTTGATGTTGATTTGGCATATAGCAGGACTAGGCCGCAGCAGACAATGGAGGTGTGTATTAACAAGGCGGAATATGAATCAAGGATTGGGAAGGCTTGGGCCAAATGGTTTCACGCTAATGACATCCCTGGGCACAAAGCCAATTGTCCATATTTTGTAGGACCCGTGAAATTGACTCAAGACCTTGGCAAAGGGGTGCCTGCCCCTAAAGGGATAGATATTGATGGAATTTATTTGAATTCCAACTATGAAGAATTGCAGCAGTATGTGGCCAAGTTCAAAGACGATTGGCCCACCTATGGTGTTACTATCATGTCAGATTCGTGGACCGGCCCTTCTCGGATGAGCATTATAAACTTTATGGTGTTCTCCAACGGGCGTATGTATTTCCACAAATCTGTTAATGCCACTGGACACATGCAAAATTCTAAGTTTGTTTATGAGCACATTAAAGAAGTGATCGAAGAGATAGGGCAGGAACATGTTGTCCAGCTTGTGACCGACAATGGCTCTAACTTCAAGAAAGCATGTCTTGATCTTGTTGTCGATTTCCCACACATCACATGGCAGCCATGTGCGGCTCACACAATTAACCTCATGTTAAAGGAGATGGGATGTTTTCCTGAGATTAATACAGTGGTCAACAGTTGTAAGAGAATCTGTAGATTCATGCACAATCATTCAACTTTGCATGCTGAAATGCAGAAGCACATAGGTGGAGAGTTGGTGCGACCGAATGCAACAAGGTTTGGAACAAACTTTATGTTCCTAGAAAGCTTTTGGGATAAGCAAGAGAAATTCAAGGTGTGGATGACATCTCCCGAGTGGAAAAATAGTTCATGGAGTTCCGAGGTTGATTATGACTACACATATGATTGTTTGACAAGTAGGAAATGGTGGGATGACGTGAAGATGGTGTTAGATGTAATCGGCCCAATATATACAATACTTCGATATGCTGATTCACAGAAGCTTGGGTCACTTTCTGGATTTATGAAAAGGATGATGCAGGCTAGGCATCACTTGAGTTCTTCTTTTCCTGAAGAATCTCTAGACCAACAGAAGTACCTAAAGGTGGTCGACAAAAGGGTCGAGCATTTATACCAAAATACATTGATGGTTGCAG CTTGA